The Streptomyces sp. NBC_00224 genome contains the following window.
CCGTCCTACTCACCAGCTGGCACTCATGGCCCCACCTGCACCATGAGGGGGCCTCTCCCCGAGTGGAGACAGGCCCCCCATGTGTCATGCCTGCGTCATGCGGTCGGCGGTGTGTAGACGGACGTGTAGTGCGAAGCGTCGCCCGCGATCGAGTAGCTCTCCTTGCCCTCGATGCCGACCGGCACGTCACCGGCGACGGTCACGCGGTGCAGGCGGCGCGGCAGGCCGTCGTAGTTGTCGATGGCGTAGTGCTGGGTGATCCGGTTGTCGAACAGGACGAGCTGGTTCGGGGACCAGCGCCAGCGCAGGATGTTCTCCGGCCGGGTGACGTAGGCCTGGAGCAGTTCGAGGATCTTGCGGGACTCCGCCACTGACAGGCCGACGATCCGCTGGGCGAATCCGCCGATGAACAGCCCGCGTTCGCCGGTCAGCGGGTGGACCCGTACGACCGGATGGGCGGTTCGGTAGGTGACGGACGTGAACTGGGCGCGCTGCTCGGCCTTCTCCTCGTCGACCTCCTCGTCCGGCACCGCGTAGTCGTAGTCGTTGGTGTGCTCGGCCCACAGGGTGTCGGCGAGCGCCCGCAGCGGTTCGGGCAGGCTGCGGTACGCGGCCGCCGCGTTGGCGATCAGTGTCTCGCCTCCGTAGGGCGGGACGGTGATGCTGCGCAGGGTGCTGGCCCGCGGCGGGTTGAGGACGAAGGTGACGTCGGTGTGCCAGTGGTTGGCGCGGCCGCGCTCGCTGTCGACGGGGAGCACGTTGGGGGCGTCGGCCACGGCGGGCACGGTGGGGTGTGCGGTGGTCAGCTCCCCGAAGTGGCGGGCGAAGGCCTGCTGGCCCTCGTCGTTGAGGTCGACGTCGTCGAAGACCAGGGCCTTGTGCTCGCTGAGGGCCGTACGCAGGGCGGTGACGGTCTCGGCGTCCAGAGGCCTGGCGATGTCGACGCCGGACACCTGGGCGCCGATGTGCGCGGTGACCTTGCGGAACTCGATGTCGGACATGTGTGGGGTTCTGCCTTTCCAGACGTGGGTCGGGGTCGGGGAGGTGTGCTGGTTGGCGGGGCGCGGCAGGCCGTAGCGCTCGCGCAGGGTCTGCCGGGGGCCGTACTCCCTGCGGAACAGGCCGC
Protein-coding sequences here:
- a CDS encoding TauD/TfdA dioxygenase family protein — encoded protein: MSDIEFRKVTAHIGAQVSGVDIARPLDAETVTALRTALSEHKALVFDDVDLNDEGQQAFARHFGELTTAHPTVPAVADAPNVLPVDSERGRANHWHTDVTFVLNPPRASTLRSITVPPYGGETLIANAAAAYRSLPEPLRALADTLWAEHTNDYDYAVPDEEVDEEKAEQRAQFTSVTYRTAHPVVRVHPLTGERGLFIGGFAQRIVGLSVAESRKILELLQAYVTRPENILRWRWSPNQLVLFDNRITQHYAIDNYDGLPRRLHRVTVAGDVPVGIEGKESYSIAGDASHYTSVYTPPTA